One part of the Egibacteraceae bacterium genome encodes these proteins:
- a CDS encoding bifunctional phosphoglucose/phosphomannose isomerase has protein sequence MDLDQPDRFGAVDPADALGDVEATSVQWAAAPRPPRIDLNGVDSVLVTGVGGSGICADVVAGLAAERLAVPIVVHKTYGLPAHVGNRSLVVAVSCSGNTEETLSGAEEALRRRAGLLVVAGGGRLAELCEDRGHPWVSVPRAWQPRHSLGALAVPVLAALGLDDGLEETLAVQRAVLAACGRDVPCADNPVKRLGARIAEAGIVVVQGARPLASVAAYRLKSQLNENAKVPAFFGELPEVTHNEIVGWQDHPDLWKDTPLVLMRDPQGEHPRMTRRIGHLEDLAADHLDEVVELTAHGGPPLARLASLLMLADLTSIYAALARDCDPTPIALIDRLKEEMSRE, from the coding sequence ATGGATCTCGACCAGCCGGATCGCTTCGGCGCGGTCGACCCGGCCGACGCGCTCGGCGACGTGGAGGCCACGAGCGTCCAGTGGGCCGCGGCACCCCGGCCCCCGCGCATCGACCTCAACGGTGTGGACAGCGTCCTCGTCACCGGCGTCGGCGGGTCGGGGATCTGCGCCGACGTCGTCGCGGGTCTTGCCGCCGAGCGCCTCGCCGTCCCCATCGTCGTCCACAAGACCTACGGGCTGCCCGCGCACGTCGGGAACCGCTCCCTCGTCGTGGCGGTCTCGTGCTCCGGCAACACCGAGGAGACGCTCTCCGGCGCTGAGGAGGCGCTGCGCCGCCGCGCGGGGCTGCTCGTCGTCGCGGGTGGGGGCCGCCTCGCCGAGCTCTGCGAGGACCGCGGGCATCCCTGGGTGTCGGTGCCCCGGGCATGGCAGCCCCGCCACTCGCTCGGCGCCCTCGCCGTCCCAGTCCTCGCCGCGCTCGGCCTCGACGACGGGCTCGAGGAGACCCTCGCCGTGCAGCGCGCGGTGCTCGCCGCCTGCGGCCGCGACGTCCCGTGCGCGGACAACCCGGTCAAGCGGCTCGGTGCGCGCATCGCGGAGGCGGGCATCGTCGTCGTGCAGGGCGCGCGACCCCTCGCCTCCGTCGCCGCCTACCGGTTGAAGTCCCAGCTGAACGAGAACGCGAAGGTCCCCGCGTTCTTCGGCGAGCTGCCGGAGGTGACGCACAACGAGATCGTCGGCTGGCAGGATCACCCGGACCTTTGGAAGGACACCCCGCTCGTCCTCATGCGCGACCCGCAGGGCGAGCATCCCCGCATGACCCGGCGGATCGGCCATCTCGAGGACCTCGCGGCGGACCATCTCGACGAGGTCGTCGAGCTCACCGCCCACGGCGGGCCGCCGCTCGCCCGCCTCGCGTCGCTGCTCATGCTCGCCGACCTCACGAGCATCTACGCCGCACTGGCCCGGGACTGCGACCCCACCCCGATCGCGCTCATCGACCGGCTGAAGGAGGAGATGTCGCGCGAGTGA
- a CDS encoding Trm112 family protein, translating to MPVDSQLIELLVCPACHGAIDYKPRRSLIICTQCGLHYPVRDDIPVMLVEEATRPESKKRS from the coding sequence TTGCCTGTCGACTCGCAACTCATCGAGCTGCTCGTGTGCCCGGCCTGCCATGGCGCGATCGACTACAAGCCCCGGCGCAGCCTCATCATCTGCACGCAGTGCGGGTTGCACTACCCCGTTCGCGACGACATCCCCGTCATGCTCGTGGAGGAGGCCACCCGGCCGGAGAGCAAGAAGCGGTCCTGA
- a CDS encoding phosphomannomutase/phosphoglucomutase has product MLDLTPIVKAYDIRGLVPEQLDAEVARALGRACAVELHGEAVIVARDMRPSSPELAAAFIEGVRAQGVDAVDIGLASTDLLYYASGRLGLPGAIWTASHNPAAYNGLKVCRAGAEPVSLDTGLATIRDRAQSGDLPQVHATGDLRTDDLIDDYAEHVLSFLQAERMRPVKVAVDAGNGMAGLVVPPVFAGLPVDLVPLYFELDGTFPNHPANPIEPENLVDLQAAVTAEGCALGLAFDGDADRMFCVDERGRPVAPSLVTAVIAETLLGRHPGETVLYNLICSKIVPETIEAAGGSAIRTRVGHSFIKALMKDTGAIFAGEHSGHYYFRDNFRADSGLIAAVLLLEALGEHGGTLSEIIAPYDRYVQSGEVNTEVVDQDAATNRVAEAFSDSGDADWADGLTVDGGDWWFNLRPSNTEPLLRLNVEAKDRATMERVRDRVLELVRT; this is encoded by the coding sequence CGGCCTTGTGCCCGAGCAGCTCGACGCGGAGGTCGCTCGGGCCCTGGGCCGCGCGTGCGCGGTCGAGCTGCACGGCGAGGCGGTCATCGTCGCCCGCGACATGCGCCCGTCCTCACCCGAGCTCGCCGCCGCCTTCATCGAGGGCGTGCGCGCGCAGGGCGTGGACGCCGTCGACATCGGCCTGGCCTCCACCGACCTGCTCTACTACGCCTCCGGGCGTCTCGGGCTGCCGGGAGCCATCTGGACGGCCAGCCACAACCCCGCGGCCTACAACGGGCTGAAGGTCTGCAGGGCCGGCGCCGAACCGGTGTCCCTCGACACCGGCCTTGCGACCATCCGCGATCGGGCGCAGTCCGGTGATCTGCCGCAGGTGCACGCCACGGGGGACCTGCGCACCGACGACCTCATCGACGACTACGCCGAGCACGTGCTGAGCTTCCTGCAGGCCGAGCGCATGCGCCCGGTCAAGGTGGCGGTCGACGCCGGCAACGGGATGGCCGGCCTCGTCGTGCCGCCGGTGTTCGCCGGCCTGCCCGTCGACCTCGTGCCGCTGTACTTCGAGCTCGACGGCACGTTCCCCAACCATCCGGCGAACCCGATCGAACCGGAGAACCTCGTCGACCTCCAGGCCGCGGTGACGGCGGAGGGCTGTGCGCTCGGGCTCGCGTTCGACGGCGACGCTGACCGCATGTTCTGCGTCGACGAGCGGGGCCGCCCCGTGGCGCCCTCCCTCGTCACGGCGGTGATCGCCGAGACGCTCCTGGGGCGCCACCCCGGCGAAACCGTGCTCTACAACCTCATCTGCTCGAAGATCGTGCCCGAGACCATCGAGGCCGCCGGCGGTTCGGCGATCCGCACCCGCGTCGGCCACTCGTTCATCAAGGCGCTCATGAAGGACACCGGCGCGATCTTCGCGGGCGAGCACTCCGGCCACTACTACTTCCGCGACAACTTCCGCGCCGACTCCGGCTTGATCGCCGCCGTCCTCCTGCTCGAGGCGCTCGGAGAGCACGGGGGCACGCTGTCCGAGATCATCGCCCCCTACGACCGCTACGTGCAGTCGGGCGAGGTGAACACCGAGGTCGTCGACCAGGACGCGGCGACCAACCGGGTCGCCGAGGCGTTCTCCGACTCCGGCGACGCCGACTGGGCCGACGGCCTCACCGTGGACGGCGGCGACTGGTGGTTCAACCTCCGCCCGTCCAACACCGAGCCGCTGCTGCGCCTCAACGTCGAGGCGAAGGATCGTGCGACCATGGAGCGCGTGCGCGACCGGGTGCTCGAGCTCGTCCGCACCTGA